One genomic window of Meles meles chromosome 3, mMelMel3.1 paternal haplotype, whole genome shotgun sequence includes the following:
- the LOC123939321 gene encoding formin-like protein 5 gives MAPAAEGAPGLALWGSSARPSGVRGGSGPFGALRGRSSRAGDTAVGRLSPRAGVCGRTSEGARPRGAGSPHGPSPPALTRERGTQRRPRRPSSHSGGCTSAGTQLAAPGSGLRGSRPRPEKSRAAGSGPARRRFSPRAPPPPPPRAPAALRPPPPPRDRVTSPAPPRAPPLTEAPPSTGRGPGARTPRGGRAARPLPADGTGPGSGRRAANPGATGRSEGGGSMRGGRRPAARGAFVPPRRWRRRRAAALA, from the exons ATGGCGCCCGCAGCCGAGGGGGCGCCCGGCCTGGCTCTGTGGGGCTCCTCCGCGCGACCCTCGGGGGTCAGAGGTGGCTCCGGGCCGTTCGGTGCCCTGCGAGGCCGCAGTTCCCGCGCGGGCGACACGGCGGTCGGACGGCTGAGCCCACGGGCCGGGGTCTGCGGGAGAACGAGCGAGGGCGCGAGGCCGAGAGGAGCGGGAAGTCCCCACGGCCCCAGCCCTCCGGCTCTGACCCGGGAGCGCGGGACCCAGCGGCGCCCCCGCCGGCCGAGCTCCCACTCCGGGGGCTGCACCTCCGCCGGGACGCAGCTCGCCGCGCCGGGCTCCGGGCTCCGGGGCTCCCGACCGCGGCCGGAGAAGAGCAGGGCGGCGGGCTCGGGCCCCGCGCGGCGCCGCTTCTCGCCccgcgcccccccgccccccccgccccgcgcccccgccgccctccggcccccgccgccccctcGCGACCGCGTcaccagccctgcccctccccgtgcCCCTCCCCTCACGGAAGCCCCGCCCTCCACAGGCCGAGGCCCCGGCGCCCGGACCCCGCGAG GGGGCCGCGCGGCACGCCCGCTTCCGGCGGACGGCACGGGACCCGGAAGCGGCCGCCGGGCGGCGAATCCCGGGGCGACAGGTCGCTCGGAGGGCGGCGGGAGCATGCGGGGCGGCCGGCGGCCCGCGGCGCGCGGCGCGTTCGTTCCCccgcggcggtggcggcggcggcgcgcggcGGCTCTCGCGTGA